The Stieleria sp. JC731 genome has a segment encoding these proteins:
- a CDS encoding 3-hydroxyacyl-ACP dehydratase FabZ family protein, with translation MSKQEIEAAIPHRSHMLLLDEVLQRDESSIVCKKTFSAEEFFVQGHFPGNPVVPGVIQCECCLQAGAVLLEKFMSGSGNLLPVATRMDSVKFKRIVRPGDSVEIHVTLKEQVSNAYFLTGKVMLAGKLAMRLDFACSVTEVEGSSGNAQGDAS, from the coding sequence ATGAGTAAACAAGAAATCGAGGCAGCGATTCCTCATCGCTCGCACATGCTGCTGCTGGACGAAGTTTTGCAGCGTGACGAGTCGTCGATCGTCTGCAAAAAGACATTCTCTGCAGAAGAGTTCTTCGTCCAAGGACACTTCCCCGGCAATCCTGTCGTCCCGGGCGTCATTCAATGCGAATGTTGTCTGCAGGCTGGCGCGGTGCTGCTGGAAAAGTTCATGTCCGGATCCGGCAACCTGTTGCCCGTCGCGACCCGCATGGACAGTGTCAAATTCAAACGCATCGTCCGTCCTGGGGACAGCGTGGAAATCCATGTCACTCTCAAAGAACAGGTTTCCAATGCTTACTTCCTGACCGGCAAAGTCATGCTGGCCGGAAAGCTTGCGATGAGGCTTGATTTCGCTTGCAGCGTGACCGAAGTCGAAGGCTCAAGCGGAAATGCCCAAGGAGACGCGTCATGA
- the der gene encoding ribosome biogenesis GTPase Der, giving the protein MPVPQVAIVGRPNVGKSSLFNWLAGRRLAIVDDFEGVTRDRMTTLINNEDAFFELTDTGGLGIDDPDDLTADVRRQIDLAIESADVILLVVDVLTGPMPLDELVVERLRGIERPVILVANKADQPHQDNLAEEFHRLGRGRLVTVSTTQNRNRSELMELILDRLPPSDESINEPTMKIAIVGRRNVGKSTFVNTLAESDRMIVSEVAGTTRDSVDVRFEVDGQTFIAIDTPGLRKRKSQRTDLEFYGTHRAQRSIRRADVVLMFFDASETVSKVDKQLVGYVIENHKPVIFVINKWDQLHGTVPTDRWVRYIRRQFPTLAYAPIAFITGQTGKNVKALLNHSTMLFKQARERVSTGQLNRLIRGAIEAHQPPMYQNRRPKVYYATQVATEPPTVVVMCNDPKAFANDYRRYLLSVLRDHLKFGEVPIKLYLQKRARNDEMDAINK; this is encoded by the coding sequence ATGCCTGTTCCCCAAGTAGCCATCGTCGGTCGCCCCAACGTCGGTAAAAGCAGTCTATTTAACTGGTTAGCAGGCCGTCGCTTGGCCATTGTTGACGACTTTGAGGGCGTCACGCGCGACCGCATGACGACGCTTATCAACAACGAAGACGCATTTTTCGAACTGACCGACACCGGGGGGTTGGGCATCGATGACCCGGACGACCTGACCGCCGATGTTCGACGACAGATCGATTTGGCGATCGAATCGGCCGATGTCATTTTGCTGGTCGTCGACGTCCTAACCGGCCCAATGCCGCTGGACGAATTGGTTGTGGAGCGTTTGCGTGGTATCGAACGCCCGGTGATTTTGGTCGCCAACAAAGCCGACCAGCCACACCAAGACAATTTGGCGGAAGAGTTTCACCGACTCGGTCGCGGACGATTGGTCACCGTCAGTACCACTCAGAACCGTAACCGATCTGAACTGATGGAATTGATCCTCGATCGTCTGCCACCGTCGGACGAATCGATCAACGAACCGACGATGAAGATCGCGATCGTTGGACGTCGAAACGTTGGTAAAAGTACCTTCGTCAACACGTTGGCCGAGTCCGATCGGATGATTGTCAGCGAAGTCGCCGGAACGACTCGCGATAGCGTTGACGTCCGCTTCGAAGTCGACGGACAAACCTTCATCGCGATTGATACGCCAGGTCTGCGCAAGCGAAAAAGTCAGCGAACCGACTTGGAATTCTACGGTACACACCGGGCCCAACGGAGTATCCGCCGCGCCGATGTGGTGCTGATGTTTTTCGACGCGTCCGAAACGGTCAGCAAAGTCGACAAACAACTGGTCGGCTACGTGATCGAAAACCACAAGCCGGTGATCTTTGTGATCAACAAATGGGATCAACTGCACGGCACCGTCCCAACAGACCGCTGGGTCCGCTACATCCGGCGACAATTCCCCACGCTTGCCTACGCCCCGATCGCGTTCATCACCGGGCAGACCGGCAAGAACGTGAAAGCACTTTTGAACCACTCGACGATGTTGTTCAAGCAAGCCCGGGAACGCGTTTCCACCGGACAGCTTAACCGCCTGATCCGAGGCGCGATCGAAGCCCACCAACCACCGATGTATCAAAACCGTCGGCCGAAAGTTTACTATGCGACCCAAGTTGCAACTGAACCGCCGACCGTCGTCGTGATGTGCAATGACCCAAAGGCATTCGCGAATGACTATCGACGTTATTTATTGAGCGTGCTGCGAGATCACTTAAAATTTGGCGAAGTTCCAATCAAGCTGTACCTGCAGAAACGTGCTCGCAACGACGAAATGGACGCGATTAACAAGTAA
- a CDS encoding SDR family oxidoreductase: MSQLESQDAMPNFPAFDFLQLAGKSILVLGVANRKSVAYAIAKQLEQAGAKVIYVVRSQSRLESTAKLLKDRDVRICDVEFQDQIEQLANQLAEDGVQLAGMVHSIAFADYPEGIRPFHETTKQQFLQAVDISAFSLINLCNALKDRFTDDASVVTIGISTTRMASESYGFMAPIKAALESSLAFLTKSFSRFSNVRFNAVAAGLLKTSASAGIPGYVDSYLFAEQVIPRGKALQTDEVASTATFLISPRSSGITAQSIVVDAGMAINYFDASVVSAVTNAEFGS, from the coding sequence ATGAGTCAGCTTGAATCGCAAGATGCCATGCCCAACTTCCCGGCATTCGACTTCCTGCAGCTTGCCGGCAAGTCGATCTTGGTCCTGGGTGTCGCCAACCGCAAAAGTGTCGCCTATGCGATCGCCAAGCAACTCGAACAGGCCGGGGCGAAAGTCATTTACGTCGTCCGCAGTCAAAGTCGTCTGGAAAGCACCGCAAAGCTGCTCAAAGATCGCGATGTGCGAATTTGTGATGTCGAGTTTCAAGATCAAATTGAACAACTCGCGAACCAGCTTGCAGAAGACGGAGTCCAATTGGCGGGCATGGTGCACTCGATCGCATTTGCGGACTACCCCGAAGGCATCCGACCATTTCATGAAACGACCAAGCAACAGTTTCTGCAAGCCGTGGACATCTCAGCCTTCTCATTGATCAACCTTTGCAACGCCCTGAAGGATCGCTTCACGGACGATGCTTCGGTTGTCACGATTGGCATAAGCACGACTCGAATGGCGAGTGAAAGCTATGGTTTCATGGCGCCAATCAAAGCAGCCTTGGAATCGTCGCTGGCATTTTTAACAAAGTCCTTCAGTCGATTTAGCAACGTGCGATTCAATGCGGTCGCGGCGGGCTTGCTGAAAACCAGTGCGTCGGCGGGAATCCCCGGTTACGTCGATTCATACCTGTTCGCCGAACAGGTCATCCCACGCGGAAAAGCGCTACAAACCGACGAAGTCGCTTCCACCGCCACTTTCCTGATTTCGCCTCGTAGCAGCGGCATTACCGCTCAATCGATCGTTGTCGACGCAGGAATGGCGATCAATTATTTTGACGCCTCGGTCGTCTCGGCCGTGACCAACGCCGAATTTGGCTCCTAG
- a CDS encoding uracil-DNA glycosylase family protein, which translates to MNDSSKKLDPSTVLSGTGALADHLQRLGVQWLPQVNADSVNALAEFFAIGGTDEEHSSAKPAVSDAPAAAISTASQPTETVAPPQTSAPAFSLSGEVDNAAASYPGTSLSAEARTERLAKAAERVAGCMKCEVLAKCRTKTVYGEGNVSPRVVFFGEGPGRDEDISGRPFVGKAGQLLTKMIEACQFKREDVYIMNTVKCRPPNNRNPETTEIENCREYFEAQLDTLRPEYIVCLGLVSAQALLKNKLSVGRMRGKFHRYFDSKVLVTYHPSYLLRTPAAKKAAWSDLQIMLRDAGMI; encoded by the coding sequence ATGAACGACTCATCAAAAAAACTTGATCCCTCCACGGTTCTGTCCGGGACTGGTGCTCTGGCTGACCATTTGCAGCGATTGGGAGTTCAGTGGCTGCCCCAGGTGAACGCCGATTCGGTAAACGCATTAGCCGAGTTTTTTGCGATTGGTGGGACCGATGAGGAGCATTCTTCCGCGAAGCCAGCGGTGTCGGATGCACCGGCGGCAGCGATTTCAACTGCTTCGCAGCCGACCGAGACAGTCGCTCCGCCGCAAACTTCGGCACCGGCGTTTTCCCTCAGCGGTGAAGTCGACAATGCCGCCGCCAGCTACCCCGGAACTTCGTTGTCAGCGGAGGCCCGGACAGAGCGACTGGCAAAGGCCGCCGAGCGGGTCGCCGGATGCATGAAGTGCGAGGTGCTTGCCAAGTGCCGCACCAAGACGGTCTATGGCGAAGGCAACGTATCACCTCGTGTCGTGTTCTTTGGCGAAGGCCCCGGACGTGATGAAGATATCTCCGGTCGTCCCTTCGTCGGCAAAGCCGGTCAGCTGCTCACGAAGATGATCGAGGCGTGTCAGTTCAAGCGTGAAGACGTTTACATCATGAACACCGTCAAGTGTCGCCCTCCAAACAATCGCAATCCCGAAACGACAGAGATCGAAAACTGTCGCGAGTACTTCGAGGCTCAACTCGATACCTTGCGTCCGGAGTACATCGTTTGTTTAGGCTTGGTCAGCGCACAAGCACTGCTGAAAAACAAACTGTCGGTCGGACGGATGCGAGGAAAGTTCCATCGATACTTTGATAGCAAAGTGCTCGTGACGTATCACCCTTCTTATCTTTTGCGAACGCCAGCGGCAAAAAAGGCGGCGTGGTCTGATTTACAGATCATGTTGCGAGATGCTGGCATGATTTGA
- a CDS encoding CPBP family intramembrane glutamic endopeptidase produces MESVGVFDEQFFRVGYFAITGVVIGSVIAGSLLWIAWLARFRPRNLCGDKSPFLVTRLPQSVQRWSVADFFVMLGMIIVIQSIMNPAAKPVDPSAETTSQIVASETESDGSTVTVPAEANSESPQETGNQDIGSQDGDAPATQPVDLTRRVASQMVANAGSFAMMLFFLFTARDATPKSLSLVPHESDFRRGLVATVWILAPVLIINIVVSQLVPYKHSVTDLLAERNNVETFFALLISAAFVTPIVEEFWVRLLLQGGLQKLMKDTSWKDSHPAWSYSSVVPVLVSSTVFAVMHRGQGAAPIPLFFFAMGLGIVYQRTGRLWIVIVVHMLLNGATICSEFLRINSGLIS; encoded by the coding sequence ATGGAAAGCGTTGGAGTGTTCGACGAGCAATTCTTTCGTGTCGGCTATTTCGCGATTACCGGAGTCGTAATTGGATCCGTGATCGCAGGAAGTCTTCTGTGGATCGCATGGCTTGCGAGATTTCGCCCAAGGAATCTTTGTGGTGACAAGTCGCCTTTTCTTGTCACGCGATTGCCCCAGTCGGTCCAACGCTGGTCTGTGGCAGATTTCTTTGTCATGTTGGGCATGATCATTGTCATCCAGTCGATCATGAACCCGGCAGCAAAACCTGTCGATCCGTCCGCCGAAACGACATCGCAGATCGTTGCTTCGGAAACAGAGTCCGACGGAAGCACGGTGACTGTTCCTGCGGAAGCGAATTCTGAGTCACCTCAGGAAACCGGAAATCAGGATATTGGCAGCCAGGACGGTGATGCTCCGGCGACACAACCGGTTGACTTGACCAGACGCGTCGCCAGCCAAATGGTGGCCAACGCGGGCTCGTTCGCGATGATGTTGTTTTTCTTATTTACGGCGAGAGATGCGACACCGAAAAGTCTTTCGTTGGTCCCGCACGAATCCGATTTTCGACGCGGTTTGGTTGCCACGGTTTGGATTCTTGCCCCGGTGTTAATCATCAACATCGTTGTTTCTCAGTTGGTCCCCTACAAACACTCTGTAACGGACTTGCTAGCGGAAAGGAACAACGTCGAAACCTTTTTCGCGTTGTTGATTTCTGCGGCCTTCGTGACCCCGATTGTGGAAGAGTTTTGGGTGCGTCTGCTGCTTCAGGGCGGGCTGCAAAAGCTGATGAAAGATACTTCGTGGAAGGATTCACACCCGGCATGGAGCTATTCTTCGGTGGTACCTGTATTGGTCTCCAGTACCGTTTTCGCTGTGATGCACCGTGGCCAAGGCGCAGCACCGATTCCACTATTCTTTTTCGCGATGGGATTGGGGATTGTCTATCAGCGCACCGGTCGGCTTTGGATTGTGATCGTGGTCCATATGCTTTTGAACGGCGCGACCATCTGCAGCGAATTCTTGCGGATCAATTCAGGGCTTATCAGCTAG
- a CDS encoding pyrophosphate--fructose-6-phosphate 1-phosphotransferase, whose amino-acid sequence MAVKRVGILTAGGLAPCLSSAIGSLIENYTKLAPEVEIICYRSGYKGLLLGDSFVVTPEIREKAAILHKHGGSPIGNSRVKLTNVADCVKRGLVQDGQNPLHVAAEQLTKDKVDVLHTIGGDDTNTTAADLAAFLAENDYDLTVVGLPKTIDNDVIPIKQSLGAWTAAEQGALFFENIVAEHNANPRMLIIHEVMGRNCGWLTAATAVEYRKRLDQMSFLPEAGLSRERKEVHGVFIPEMHFDMKKEADRLRQIMDENDCVNIFISEGAGVTTIVEEMKARGEDVPTDAFGHVKLDAVNPGKWFGKQFAEMLGAEKTLVQKSGYFSRAAAANDADIELIGKCAEKGVQCALVGDGGVIGQDEERGDELRAIEFERIKGGKPFDIDTPWFGELLDAINQPKGESVATEHA is encoded by the coding sequence TGTCGGAATCTTGACCGCTGGGGGCCTGGCACCCTGCTTGTCGTCGGCGATTGGTTCATTAATCGAAAACTACACCAAGCTTGCACCCGAAGTCGAAATCATCTGCTATCGCAGTGGCTACAAAGGCCTGTTGTTGGGCGATAGCTTTGTTGTCACGCCAGAGATTCGTGAAAAGGCTGCGATCCTTCATAAGCACGGTGGCAGCCCGATTGGCAATAGCCGAGTCAAACTGACAAACGTCGCCGATTGCGTCAAACGTGGGTTGGTTCAGGACGGACAGAACCCGCTTCATGTTGCGGCCGAGCAATTGACCAAAGACAAAGTCGACGTGCTTCACACGATCGGTGGCGACGACACGAATACGACCGCTGCTGATTTGGCTGCGTTCTTGGCAGAGAATGACTACGACCTGACCGTTGTCGGTTTGCCGAAGACGATCGACAACGATGTGATCCCGATCAAGCAAAGCTTGGGTGCGTGGACAGCGGCAGAGCAGGGTGCGTTGTTCTTTGAAAATATCGTTGCTGAGCACAATGCGAATCCTCGCATGTTGATCATCCACGAAGTCATGGGACGGAACTGTGGATGGCTGACCGCAGCGACCGCAGTTGAGTATCGCAAGCGACTTGACCAGATGAGCTTCCTACCCGAAGCCGGGCTCAGTCGAGAACGAAAAGAAGTACACGGGGTGTTCATCCCCGAGATGCACTTCGACATGAAAAAAGAAGCGGACCGCTTGCGTCAAATCATGGACGAAAACGACTGCGTCAACATTTTCATCAGTGAAGGTGCTGGTGTGACGACGATTGTCGAAGAGATGAAGGCACGTGGTGAAGACGTTCCCACAGACGCATTCGGCCACGTCAAACTTGACGCCGTGAATCCAGGGAAATGGTTCGGCAAGCAGTTCGCCGAGATGCTCGGTGCCGAAAAAACACTGGTCCAAAAGAGCGGCTACTTCAGTCGTGCCGCGGCTGCCAATGACGCCGATATCGAGTTGATCGGTAAGTGTGCTGAGAAAGGCGTGCAGTGTGCCTTGGTCGGCGACGGTGGTGTGATCGGACAAGACGAAGAGCGTGGTGACGAACTTCGTGCGATCGAATTTGAACGCATCAAAGGCGGAAAGCCATTCGACATCGATACGCCATGGTTCGGCGAACTTCTCGATGCGATCAATCAGCCCAAGGGCGAAAGCGTCGCAACCGAGCACGCGTAA
- a CDS encoding glutamate ligase domain-containing protein, with product MRHAFYDRHSIDFQTSIHHDAVERTVSISKSEPRAWVPPMMSASVEEVEVSTVEVSVVLSKALSHARFFGCQDMEVETIAYDFRNCSEGETVLYRVGQDEPTEFVATVLARGASGIITEQMLPCPLPQCVVSSVDHALAKIAAKRNNRPDRRLLTVGVLGSSGKTSTCLMLATMMKSFGMRVAYQSDLGSSDGVMSETAGQALPRGEQLINWLGESADCMSRAAIIEIDDQIARNGGYDCIQFDVLIVAGKDAPGEDFGPSSLQCMADRLTPSGVIIAPEGNERIDQVVAQAECQSLGYGTTTGCEFGANIIDQSGGMSTIMLSAGDTSAMMETSLCGHAMAANIAAASTLGVLLGYSVHQVAESLSTLRSIPGRAQRLADFGRATVVLENGGRPDRIFASLRTARATTVGGKVWCVLSLGDFANSNELARVGAMIERHAHRCIVTGDSDDAAFLQRAHQLLDGVKECAAIRLVADNQKALRWAIRHADPRDTIVVFTNQKATSPHQDRLVWSEIESWVEDERKSVEVADASSPQATKISLKLYR from the coding sequence ATGCGTCACGCGTTCTACGATCGCCATTCGATTGATTTTCAAACATCAATCCATCACGACGCAGTTGAGCGAACTGTCTCGATCAGCAAGTCAGAACCTCGAGCCTGGGTGCCGCCGATGATGTCGGCCTCGGTTGAGGAAGTCGAAGTCTCAACCGTCGAAGTTTCTGTCGTGCTCTCGAAAGCTTTGTCGCACGCACGGTTCTTTGGTTGCCAAGACATGGAAGTCGAGACGATCGCGTACGACTTCCGAAACTGTTCCGAAGGTGAAACCGTTTTGTATCGCGTTGGACAGGACGAGCCGACCGAATTCGTCGCAACGGTGCTTGCTCGCGGTGCATCCGGAATCATCACCGAGCAGATGTTGCCATGTCCTTTGCCACAGTGTGTGGTCAGCAGCGTTGATCATGCGTTGGCAAAGATCGCGGCGAAACGAAACAACCGACCCGACCGTCGATTGTTGACCGTGGGCGTTCTCGGCAGCAGTGGTAAAACGTCAACATGTCTGATGTTGGCAACCATGATGAAGTCCTTCGGGATGCGAGTTGCCTATCAATCTGATCTGGGCAGCAGCGACGGTGTGATGTCCGAAACCGCCGGGCAGGCTTTGCCTCGCGGAGAGCAGCTGATTAACTGGCTAGGCGAGTCTGCAGATTGCATGAGCCGCGCGGCAATCATCGAGATTGATGATCAGATCGCCCGCAACGGAGGCTATGACTGCATTCAGTTCGACGTGCTGATCGTGGCGGGTAAAGATGCACCGGGTGAAGACTTCGGCCCAAGTTCACTGCAGTGTATGGCTGATCGATTGACGCCATCGGGCGTCATCATTGCTCCTGAGGGCAACGAGCGAATCGACCAAGTCGTCGCCCAGGCAGAGTGTCAATCGCTGGGCTATGGCACGACAACCGGTTGTGAATTTGGTGCAAACATTATCGACCAGTCGGGCGGCATGTCGACGATCATGTTGTCCGCAGGCGATACGAGCGCGATGATGGAAACATCGTTGTGTGGTCACGCGATGGCGGCAAATATCGCGGCCGCTTCGACATTGGGAGTTTTGCTGGGTTATTCGGTCCACCAAGTCGCCGAAAGCTTGTCGACACTTCGTAGTATTCCGGGGCGAGCACAGCGGTTGGCAGACTTTGGTCGTGCGACTGTAGTGTTGGAAAACGGCGGACGCCCGGATCGCATTTTTGCGTCACTTCGAACCGCACGTGCAACCACGGTGGGTGGAAAAGTTTGGTGCGTCTTGTCGCTTGGTGACTTTGCGAACTCGAACGAACTTGCCCGAGTCGGCGCGATGATCGAACGCCATGCCCATCGATGCATTGTGACGGGCGACAGTGACGACGCCGCTTTTCTGCAGCGTGCACATCAGTTGCTTGATGGAGTAAAAGAGTGTGCGGCGATTCGTTTAGTAGCCGACAACCAGAAGGCGCTTCGTTGGGCAATCCGCCATGCGGATCCGCGAGACACGATCGTCGTATTCACGAATCAAAAGGCAACTTCCCCGCACCAGGATCGTTTGGTGTGGAGCGAAATCGAGTCTTGGGTTGAAGACGAACGCAAGTCTGTTGAAGTTGCCGATGCGTCCAGTCCTCAGGCGACAAAAATCTCTTTGAAGCTCTATCGATAA
- the pgsA gene encoding CDP-diacylglycerol--glycerol-3-phosphate 3-phosphatidyltransferase produces the protein MNQPNHAPLRRVSLEPQTSFKLAETNSPVSRSIYNVPNMLTSIRFGLAIAVMTLIPFGQYFAAMVVFIVAASTDWMDGYWARKYGQVTKFGRIFDPFVDKIIICGSFIALVGAVGSPIVSWMATVVVGRELLVTSLRGMIEGSGKDFSASQLGKWKMVLQCAAVVAALLFLQSNTPAQAPAQWLQLTTQVLVWSAIALTVYSGYDYTVIAARLMQDEPDEVK, from the coding sequence ATGAATCAACCGAACCATGCCCCGCTCCGCAGGGTGTCACTCGAACCACAAACATCGTTTAAGTTGGCCGAGACGAATTCTCCTGTATCGCGATCGATTTACAACGTCCCAAACATGCTGACCAGCATCCGTTTCGGGCTTGCGATTGCGGTGATGACACTGATCCCATTTGGGCAATATTTCGCCGCCATGGTGGTATTTATTGTCGCCGCCTCCACCGATTGGATGGACGGATACTGGGCACGTAAGTATGGCCAAGTGACGAAGTTCGGTCGGATCTTTGATCCGTTTGTCGACAAGATCATCATTTGCGGCTCGTTTATCGCGCTCGTCGGTGCGGTCGGATCACCGATTGTCTCGTGGATGGCGACGGTCGTCGTCGGACGTGAGCTTCTTGTGACAAGCTTACGTGGGATGATCGAAGGCAGCGGCAAAGACTTCTCGGCCAGCCAGCTGGGGAAATGGAAAATGGTCCTTCAGTGTGCTGCCGTTGTCGCGGCACTGTTGTTTCTGCAGTCCAATACACCCGCGCAGGCACCCGCACAATGGTTGCAGTTGACCACTCAGGTGCTCGTCTGGTCTGCGATCGCTCTTACCGTCTATTCGGGTTACGACTACACCGTCATCGCCGCTCGTTTAATGCAGGACGAGCCGGACGAGGTGAAGTAG
- the ilvE gene encoding branched-chain-amino-acid transaminase, with protein MSRQIYINGEFFAPEDAKVSVYDHGLLYGDGVFEGMRIYSGKVFRLKEHLVRLDESARAIGLSLPIDLDKLAADTNETVAKNAIEDGYIRLIVTRGSGPLGLDPFKCSNPQLIIIADSITLYPETYYQNGLELVTASTIRNHPAALSPRIKSLNYLNNILAKMEGLKAGCIEALMLNHKGEVAECTGDNIFIIKNGKLNTPPIEAGILEGITRNAVLELAIEAGIPTTELPMTRHDIYIADECFLTGSAAEVIPAVKLDGREIGDGKVGPITQQLNQAFRELVRK; from the coding sequence ATGAGTCGACAGATCTATATCAACGGTGAATTCTTTGCTCCCGAAGATGCCAAAGTAAGTGTCTATGACCATGGCCTACTTTATGGCGATGGCGTGTTCGAAGGCATGCGCATCTACAGCGGCAAAGTCTTTCGACTCAAAGAACACTTGGTGCGTCTCGATGAATCAGCACGTGCAATCGGTTTGTCGCTGCCTATCGATCTCGACAAGCTTGCCGCGGACACCAACGAAACAGTCGCAAAGAACGCGATCGAAGATGGCTACATTCGCCTGATCGTGACTCGCGGATCAGGACCATTGGGACTGGACCCCTTCAAGTGCTCCAACCCGCAGCTGATCATCATCGCCGACAGCATCACCCTGTATCCCGAAACCTATTACCAAAATGGTTTGGAATTGGTCACGGCGTCGACGATCCGCAACCACCCTGCCGCACTCAGCCCACGAATCAAGTCGCTGAACTACTTGAATAACATCCTTGCCAAGATGGAAGGCTTGAAAGCTGGCTGCATCGAAGCGCTGATGTTGAACCACAAGGGCGAAGTTGCCGAATGCACCGGCGACAATATCTTCATCATCAAGAATGGCAAACTGAACACGCCACCTATCGAAGCCGGCATCCTCGAAGGCATCACGCGAAACGCCGTCCTCGAACTCGCTATCGAGGCGGGTATCCCAACAACAGAATTGCCGATGACTCGCCACGATATCTACATCGCCGATGAATGTTTCCTGACAGGAAGCGCGGCTGAGGTCATCCCCGCAGTCAAGCTGGACGGCCGAGAGATCGGCGACGGAAAAGTCGGTCCGATCACACAACAGCTAAACCAAGCGTTTCGAGAACTCGTGCGCAAGTAA
- a CDS encoding DUF1080 domain-containing protein — MQKTHYIALLLGLVASLAPQTLRAEEPSEDGFVKIFDGKTLDNWKLAEENQKAWHVEDGMLVCDGERCHVFYEGPLQPMKDFHFRCEVKTTPGSNAGIYFHTKYQATGWPKYGYECQVNVSHTDPKKTSSLYAVENVADPGVKDNEWYTQEIIVKGHHIQLKVNGKTMVDYTEPADKEAFSRDFERRLNEGTIALQAHDPKSKVYFRNLEVKPL, encoded by the coding sequence ATGCAAAAGACTCATTACATCGCCCTACTGCTTGGGCTGGTCGCTTCGCTGGCACCACAGACACTTCGCGCCGAAGAACCTAGCGAAGATGGCTTTGTCAAAATCTTTGACGGAAAGACGCTAGACAATTGGAAGCTAGCCGAGGAGAACCAAAAAGCATGGCACGTTGAAGACGGCATGCTGGTTTGTGATGGGGAACGCTGCCATGTGTTCTACGAAGGACCTCTGCAGCCAATGAAAGATTTCCACTTCCGCTGCGAAGTGAAAACGACGCCAGGTAGCAACGCTGGCATTTACTTCCACACGAAGTACCAGGCGACCGGATGGCCTAAGTATGGGTACGAATGCCAAGTCAATGTGTCGCATACAGACCCAAAGAAAACCAGCAGCCTCTATGCGGTCGAAAACGTTGCCGATCCAGGCGTGAAGGACAACGAATGGTACACCCAAGAGATCATCGTGAAGGGCCATCACATCCAGTTGAAAGTCAACGGCAAGACCATGGTTGACTATACGGAGCCTGCCGACAAAGAAGCGTTCAGTCGAGACTTCGAGCGTCGACTGAACGAAGGCACCATCGCTTTGCAAGCCCATGATCCGAAGAGCAAGGTTTACTTCCGCAACCTGGAAGTCAAGCCTTTGTAA